A window of Bacillus toyonensis BCT-7112 genomic DNA:
TTTGAAACATATGTATTTCATTACTATGTTTATCTTGCATTTCACTACGTTCTTTACTATGTTGCATAGCTAATTGATTTTTCATCATACGCATATTTTCAAGTTCTCTAGCTGTACTAACTTGTAAATCATTATACTTTTTCTGTTCCATATTTTTTAACGTATTTTGTTGCTCTTTATGTTCTGTAACCGTGGCTGCAATTTCACTTTCATACGTTTCAATCGCTTGCTTTTTTTCAAATTCCACCTGCTGGCTCTCTGATTCCAACTGTTTATTTTTATAAAACAGTACGAATACTGCAGCTAATAATATTAAAATTACACCTATTAGCACATAATCCATATTTTTACTCCTTTATTTCAATTTTTGATTATTTTTTATAAATATCCCCATTGTATTATACTATGCTTTTAATATACAACTTGTGAAAATTAATTTTTTCATAGAGTGACACTTTAATCAGTGTTTTGTTCTATCACCCACTCATTATTAGCCCTCACCAATCGGCCTTTTACGGGCAACTCCCACCTATCTTCCTCGCATTCGCCGAGATTCTTACTGCCTGCAAATCGCGGGATAAAAGGTATCTCAGGCGAGATACCTTTTACGTTGACTTTATTATACACCATACTGAATATAACTCGAATCATAATATATCCATTCATTTCCACCTAATCCGAGCCAGCCATCTTGCTTACACCATACTCGATATGCCTCACCATGATGTAACTGTCTTATAACATTTCCACTTAATGATGGAGCATCCCGTAGATTCACATTGTCACCAGTAATAGTCGCCACATAATGTTTATACTGAATATAACTCGAATCATAGTATATCCATTCATTTCCACCCAAAGCAAGCCAACCATCTTGTTCGCTCAAAACTTCATATGATTCACCTCGATTTAGCTGGCGAATTACACTAGATTGTAAAGATGGTCCAGTCCGTAAATTTACATTATCGCCATTAATTACAGCAACACCGTAAACTGGAGTTGCATTATTAGGCGGAGAAACATTCCCTCCACCACTCGATCCATTCCCTTGCAAAGCTTCTAATGAAACTGCTGCTGATACATCACAATTTCCTACACCTGAAATTTGGCCAGAATCAGTGTATTGCCACGCTGTCCACTCTGTCCATCCACCAGCATCAGCAGGCGGTGTACTAGAATATCTAGCAATCCAAAGTGGAATATCACTTAACCCGTTAATTCCAAACTCATTAATATACCAAACTCCTGTATATAACATTACATTTTTTCCAGTAGCCTGTTTCACATAATTTATGAAACTTCTTGCCCAATTAGATATAGCGGTACCAGTTAAATTACTATTACTCGGATCTGTTGGTGACTCTAAATCTAGAACTGGCATTAAGTCTGTTTGATTGCTTTGTAATATACTCACAAAATATTTCGCTTCTGAAATTGCATCATTTTGTTCTGGATGTGCAAAATGGTATGCACCGATTAATACATTCGCATTTCGTGCCGCTTGTACATTTTGAACAAAAGTAGGATCAAGATAATTTACACCTTCTGTCGCTTTTGCATATGCTGCTGGAATGCCAGATGCCTTCACTGCATTCCAATCAATACTCCCTTCCCAATGAGACACATCGATAAACGTAACATTTGAACTCGATCTGTTTTGCATATAAAATCTCCTATCAAATTTTTTCATTCCGTATACATACAATATGTACAACTTTACTAAATGGACACGACATGTATGCTATAAAAACAAAGAGTAAATATATTTTATATACAAAGTAAAAAAGACCTTGTATATTACAAGGCCTTTTGCAAGCTTCCTTTATTTTGTAGTAAATACATATTATAATACAACCCTTGCTCACTCAGTAACTCTTGATGTGTTCCCCTTTCTACTATCTCTCCATCATGCATAACGAATATTTGATCTGCATCTTGAATTGTAGATAACCTGTGAGCAATCGCTATCGTCGTTCTACCTTTTCTCATTTGCTGCAACGCTGTTTGAATAGCCTCTTCTGTTTCTGTATCGATATTAGCTGTTGCCTCATCTAATACTAACACTTTCGGATTAGTTGCTATCGTTCTAGCAAAAGCAATTAATTGTCGTTGACCACTAGAAAATGCAGCTCCTCTTTCTACTACTTCTGTTTCATACTGCTTTGGTAATTTTTCAATAAACGTATTGGCTTGCACAAATTGCGCAGCTTCTTTTACTTCTTCATCTGTAATTTCTTCATTGTACATACGAATATTTTGCTTTACATTTCCTGCAAATAAAAATGCATCTTGCAATACGAGTCCTATTCTCTTTCTAATTTCTCGTTCTTCAAATTTCTCTAAATCTACACCGTCTATTACAATGTTTCCCGACTTAATATTATAAAATCGCATTAGTAAATTCATAATGGTACTTTTTCCGCTACCAGTATGCCCAACAAAAGCAACCGTTTGCCCTTGTTTCACATGAAAAGATACATTTTTTAAAACATCACGCTTTCCATCATACGAAAAAGTAACATTTTTAAATTCAATATCTCCATTAACTACTTGAGGATTCCCATCCCCTTTTTGAACCGGCGCTAAATCTTTCTCATCTATTAAATGAAATACACGTGATGATGAAACAAGTGCCTGTTGGAAAAATGATAATTTCATCATCATCTCATTTACAGGTTGGAAGAAACGATGAATATAGTTAACAAACGCATATAAAACTCCTACTTCAACGGGACTCTTTAAAGCGTCAATTCCGAATAAACCAAGTACTAATGCAATTGCTACAATATGAACTAAATCCGTTGCTGGACGTAAAAGTAATGCGTCTAACTTTAACGTGCGTCGTCCTGCACTATAATGTTTATTATTCACCTCTTCAAATTCTTTTCTCATACGTTTTTCTTGTCTGAATACTTGAACAATATTCATTCCTTGAATGGACTCATTTAACTTCGCATTTAATACGCTTAATTGATTACGTACTTCTAAATAAAAAGCTGCACTTTTCCGGCGATATAGCACCATAATAGCAAACATAATTGGAATTAATATAAGAGAAAATAGTGCTAATTTTACATCTAATAAAAACATCGCCACTAAAATCCCTACTAAAAACACTACATTTTTTACGAATGTTGATAGTACACTTACATAAAAATCCTTAATCGCTTCCGTATCATTTGTTATGCGAGATACGAGTGTACCTATCGGCGTACGATCAAAGAAACTTAATGACAATTTTTGAACGTGTTCATACACTTCAACTCGCATATCTTGAACAATCTTAAAAGCTATATTTTGAAAGTACAATAAATCTAAATACGTAAATAATACTTTTAATAAATGTGCAATTATATACACTACAAATAGAGTAACAAGTGCTGATTGATCAAAGTTACGCGGTACTAAATGTTCATCAAGAAATTGTTTAATTAAAAAAGGACCCATCATTTCAGTTACAGTTGCACCAACTAGGAATAAAAATGCTAATGCTAATAACCTTTTATATGGTCTCAGATAAGAAAGTAATCTTCTTAAATCACTCCGCTTTTTCTCAGCCATCATACGCCTCCTTTCTCTACTAACGCCTCTAGTTGCTGGCTTTCGTACATTTCTTTATACCAACCATTTTCTCCCATCAATTGTTCATGTGTTCCTCGTTGCACTACCGCTCCTTCATCAATCACAAGAATAATGTTTGCATGCTGAATTGCACTTAAACGGTGTGCAGTAATAATCGTCGTTTTTTCTGCTCTTTCCCGTTTCAATGCGGATAATATAGTTTCTTCTGTTTTTGCATCGACAGCTGATAAACAATCATCTAAAATTAAAATTTCAGCATTCGTTAATAAAGCACGCGCAATTGAAATCCGCTGTTTTTGACCTCCCGATAGTGAAACACCTCTTTCACCTACTACCGTATCATACCCTTCTGAAAATTGAACGATATCATTATGAATACAAGCAATTTCAGCAGCACGCGCAATTTCTTTATATGTAGCATCGACCTTTCCGAATGCAATGTTCTCTCCAATACTCGCTGAAAATAAAAAATGATCTTGCGGCACGTATGAAATTGCAGAACGTACACCATGAAGTGTTACATCTCGAATATCCCGCTCACCAACTTTTAATTCACCATTAAAATGATCATATTCTCGAATTAAACATTTTAACAACGTCGTCTTCCCTGCACCGGTACGTCCCACAATACCTAGCGTTTCACCTTTTCTTAAATTAACATAAATATCTTTTAAGTTTAATAGTTCATTTTTCTTATAAGAAAATGAATCAATAGCAAATGAAACATCACCACTTGCTATAGTATTTATAGCGTTTTCCTTATTTACTACATCTGAAGTTTGTGAAAGTATTTTCTCCACACGATCATACGAAGCGCGTCCACGTTCCATAATATTAAACAACCATCCAAAAGCTAACATTGGCCATACAAGAGTCCCTAAGTATGTTGTAAACGTTACTAGCTCTCCTACAGTTAATTCGCCCCGTACTACTAATAAAGATCCGTAACAAACTGCGATTAAAAACGAAAACCCGACAATAAGTGCAATCGTTGGATCGAATAACGAGTCAATACGTGCGACTAACATATTTTTATGTACGACATCTTCTGATTTCTTCCGAAATGCTTCCAAATCCTCTTTCTCTTGTCCAAGCGAGCGAATCACCTTCATCCCACTCATACTTTCTTGTACTTTATCATTGATTTCAGAAAACGATTGCTGCGCTTTATGAAATCTTCTATGCAATAAAGTTCCATAATAATTTGTAGAAATCGCTACAATTGGCATCGGAATTAAACTTAATAATGTCAACTTCCAACTAATTGTAAACCCCATCGCCACAAGTACACATCCTCCAACTGCTAATGAGTCAACAAGTGTTAAAACACCCGATCCAGCAGTTTGCTGAATTGCCTGAATATCATTGGTCGCATGCGCCATCAAATCGCCTGTACGACGTGATTGATAGAAAGTTGGACTCATCTTTGTAAAATGTTCATATAAATTCTTTCGTAATTGACGGGCTAATTTTAAAGAAGATCCAAAAATCATAATACGCCACAAATAACGCAATATGTACATAGTAATTCCTACAACAACTAACAGAATAACCCACTTCAACAATTTTTCAGATGTTAATGTTCCATTATTAATTTCATCTACTACAATACCTAGTACTTTCGGGGCTACAAGTTCAAGAAGCGCGACACCAAATAACATAATAATCCCAATTATGTACGCTCGTTTTTCTTGTTTAAAAAACCAAGCTAAATTAAAAAATACTTTCATATTTATCCTCCTCCCTTAAAATGAGCGATGTTTTCAGTTTAACAAAAATACAGAATTTTTAAAAGTTTTAAATACTTTCAAAATCCAATAGGAAAGGGCACTCTTATCGAGTGCCCTTTAGCGCTTATTTTGTTTGTTGCTTGCTCATCGCGCTCATCATTTGATTGATTTTCTTTTGGGAAGGTTTTTGTCCCATTTGCATCATCATCATTTTTAACATTTGTTCATTAATTGGTGGATTTTTTTCTAAGTAGTTCATCATGTATTTGCGGGCAATGAAAAATCCTAACGCCACGCCTGCTACTAGTGCTACTACGCCCACTAGAATACCTAACCAAATTGGCATATATTTTCCTCCTTCATGTTGTCTACCTTACAGTGTACTAAAACCTTTTCAATAAGACAAGATAGAATTCGACATTTTTTACACATATGTTCGTACTTGTTTTAAAGGATTCAACCATCCGTACTTTGTATTTTCATAATCCATAGCTAAAAATGTTAGTTCACACTTTCTTAACACCTCAAAGAAAGTCGTTTCCATAGAGACATTTCCAGAGGTATTCATGCGAATATAGTGTGGTTTCACTATTATTTCGCCATATTCCGCTCCCGTAAAAAGTGTATGCGTATGATGTGTTCTATCATATTTACCAAGAACACGCAAAGCTTGCTCTAATTTATGATGAATTTTCATTACTTGTAATGGCATCGTTATATACATCATTTGTTTATATAACACTTTTTTCTCCGAAAGGGACCCAGATTCTGAAAATCGAGCAAATAAATCAAAAAACAAATATTCACGACC
This region includes:
- a CDS encoding ABC transporter ATP-binding protein, which translates into the protein MAEKKRSDLRRLLSYLRPYKRLLALAFLFLVGATVTEMMGPFLIKQFLDEHLVPRNFDQSALVTLFVVYIIAHLLKVLFTYLDLLYFQNIAFKIVQDMRVEVYEHVQKLSLSFFDRTPIGTLVSRITNDTEAIKDFYVSVLSTFVKNVVFLVGILVAMFLLDVKLALFSLILIPIMFAIMVLYRRKSAAFYLEVRNQLSVLNAKLNESIQGMNIVQVFRQEKRMRKEFEEVNNKHYSAGRRTLKLDALLLRPATDLVHIVAIALVLGLFGIDALKSPVEVGVLYAFVNYIHRFFQPVNEMMMKLSFFQQALVSSSRVFHLIDEKDLAPVQKGDGNPQVVNGDIEFKNVTFSYDGKRDVLKNVSFHVKQGQTVAFVGHTGSGKSTIMNLLMRFYNIKSGNIVIDGVDLEKFEEREIRKRIGLVLQDAFLFAGNVKQNIRMYNEEITDEEVKEAAQFVQANTFIEKLPKQYETEVVERGAAFSSGQRQLIAFARTIATNPKVLVLDEATANIDTETEEAIQTALQQMRKGRTTIAIAHRLSTIQDADQIFVMHDGEIVERGTHQELLSEQGLYYNMYLLQNKGSLQKAL
- a CDS encoding ABC transporter transmembrane domain-containing protein; its protein translation is MKVFFNLAWFFKQEKRAYIIGIIMLFGVALLELVAPKVLGIVVDEINNGTLTSEKLLKWVILLVVVGITMYILRYLWRIMIFGSSLKLARQLRKNLYEHFTKMSPTFYQSRRTGDLMAHATNDIQAIQQTAGSGVLTLVDSLAVGGCVLVAMGFTISWKLTLLSLIPMPIVAISTNYYGTLLHRRFHKAQQSFSEINDKVQESMSGMKVIRSLGQEKEDLEAFRKKSEDVVHKNMLVARIDSLFDPTIALIVGFSFLIAVCYGSLLVVRGELTVGELVTFTTYLGTLVWPMLAFGWLFNIMERGRASYDRVEKILSQTSDVVNKENAINTIASGDVSFAIDSFSYKKNELLNLKDIYVNLRKGETLGIVGRTGAGKTTLLKCLIREYDHFNGELKVGERDIRDVTLHGVRSAISYVPQDHFLFSASIGENIAFGKVDATYKEIARAAEIACIHNDIVQFSEGYDTVVGERGVSLSGGQKQRISIARALLTNAEILILDDCLSAVDAKTEETILSALKRERAEKTTIITAHRLSAIQHANIILVIDEGAVVQRGTHEQLMGENGWYKEMYESQQLEALVEKGGV
- a CDS encoding GH25 family lysozyme, with the protein product MQNRSSSNVTFIDVSHWEGSIDWNAVKASGIPAAYAKATEGVNYLDPTFVQNVQAARNANVLIGAYHFAHPEQNDAISEAKYFVSILQSNQTDLMPVLDLESPTDPSNSNLTGTAISNWARSFINYVKQATGKNVMLYTGVWYINEFGINGLSDIPLWIARYSSTPPADAGGWTEWTAWQYTDSGQISGVGNCDVSAAVSLEALQGNGSSGGGNVSPPNNATPVYGVAVINGDNVNLRTGPSLQSSVIRQLNRGESYEVLSEQDGWLALGGNEWIYYDSSYIQYKHYVATITGDNVNLRDAPSLSGNVIRQLHHGEAYRVWCKQDGWLGLGGNEWIYYDSSYIQYGV
- a CDS encoding YneF family protein, which produces MPIWLGILVGVVALVAGVALGFFIARKYMMNYLEKNPPINEQMLKMMMMQMGQKPSQKKINQMMSAMSKQQTK
- the sirA gene encoding sporulation inhibitor of replication protein SirA, translating into MKTYELYLIQEDIAKAYFGREYLFFDLFARFSESGSLSEKKVLYKQMMYITMPLQVMKIHHKLEQALRVLGKYDRTHHTHTLFTGAEYGEIIVKPHYIRMNTSGNVSMETTFFEVLRKCELTFLAMDYENTKYGWLNPLKQVRTYV